Proteins co-encoded in one Plasmodium berghei ANKA genome assembly, chromosome: 11 genomic window:
- a CDS encoding cullin-like protein, putative: MDPSAFKNFPVFYIKNKENVNIDNDQFSSSLRKFEEYIQSCFDFLPFKELKIDSENIFIIKNLFDFFVFYDCDRLICETIENKCKDKTIAFFEDLETKINNNEFKNAETFLNYYVHIWNNFSLVIVHLEDILESFNSYNKITSVNFDTPSYIFTEIWKKYTHDFTKIKNIIISSASEYLKWDKIFCETKFYQYVCMDIYNNENAQNMFINIDNKNINNIKYEQVGIDKCINYSHENCQIDKTNEINPDQKENQRNVINYNIEKDNTNVYIHSSDDELLLNNIFKKENNNNFVCKENATKINEKLLSTVLRIIDILGMYEEFEKVYKNETYEYFKNRVKKSNKMLINEKNKIIDNRLYNFPNELENYLCHEQMRCRKFLKEETEIAILNMLKELLIVNHKDILYQTEYIDYCIINEKYDSLRILYLFSLNLNITEEFCNLFCNSVETIGVDLINNLINNRNNVNILNDKFIQLINFKLNIDRIIIMSFRYSYFFTKKWKEVLEHILNKGDQADKYMPIILSIYLNNLMMMYNACINKLRKYYILNKEIKNKTYRNNISNPHFLSNTDSVGVVERESNQSSDSKGDQESGIENDNELNNQYSYSDYDNSENGDKIYIHYHAEKAEKLFKMYQDVGKCIMSIVTIVLSLFKYISDKEKFEKYYRIFMCKRLINDNSFNIVLDIKVFKTLKKECGQQFTKKIESILKDMKITSKIVKRFYNEMPHNSIKLLKKKKYFVNIIFNETWDYNKLENSVIYPESVKMCNDFFLKYYKRYNKSKNITFLPLFGLCTLKVNFSRITKKKEYSRWQAGILQLLEKNDSNKNSAKSESDNDIFCKKKKKKIYITVTIIQALCLLQFNKNLEYTINELCDMTGISIDNILCYLKSIYTDGETQILIYDEINKKFKVNSEFKSKKKHLVVDYADTTYRDNTNIPALTQENMENEDISLHIDAAIVKFLKVEGKASQMNICEYIKKKKNISSNEQITNRISSLVNREFIFFQNDLYHYEL; this comes from the exons ATGGATCCAAGtgcttttaaaaatttcccagtgttttatattaaaaataaag AAAATGTTAACATAGACAATGATCAATTTTCGAGTAGCTTAAGAAAGTTTGAAGAATATATCCAAAGTTGTTTCGATTTTTTACCGTTTAAAGAGTTAAAGATAGATagtgaaaatatatttataattaaaaatttattcgatttttttgttttttatgaCTGTGATAGATTAATATGTGAAacaattgaaaataaatgtaagGACAAAACAATTGCCTTTTTTGAAGATTTAGAAactaaaataaataataatgaatttaaaaatgcagaaacttttttaaattattatgtcCATATATGGAACAATTTTTCGTTAGTTATCGTTCATTTAGAAGACATATTAGAATCATTTAATTCTTATAATAAGATTACATCTGTGAATTTTGATACTCcttcttatatatttactgAAATATGGAAAAAGTATACTCAtgattttacaaaaataaaaaatattataatatcaaGTGCTTctgaatatttaaaatgggataaaattttttgtgAAACTAAATTTTATCAATACGTATgtatggatatatataataatgaaaacgCACAAAACatgtttataaatatagacaataaaaatataaacaatataaaatatgagcAAGTTGGTATTGATAAATGTATTAATTATTCTCATGAAAATTGCCAAATTGATAAAACTAATGAAATTAATCCTGATCAAAAAGAAAATCAACGCAATGTAATCAACtataatatagaaaagGACAACACaaatgtgtatatacatTCTTCAGATGATGAATTgcttttaaataatatttttaaaaaggaaaataataataattttgtttgtaaagaaaatgctacaaaaataaatgagaAACTACTTTCTACTGTACTAAGAATAATAGATATTCTAGGAATGTATGAGGAATTTGAAAAAGTGTATAAAAACGAAACATATGAATACTTTAAAAATAGGGTAAAAAAAAGCaataaaatgttaataaatgaaaaaaataaaatcataGATAATcgattatataattttccaaATGAGTTAGAGAATTATTTATGTCATGAACAAATGAGATGTCGTAAGtttttaaaagaagaaaCAGAAATAgctattttaaatatgttaaaaGAGCTTTTAATAGTAAACCATAAGGATATACTATATCAAACAGAGTATATAGATTATTGTataattaatgaaaaatatgactCATTaagaattttatatttattttctctaaatttaaatataactGAAGAATTCtgtaatttattttgtaactCCGTTGAAACTATAGGTGTtgatttaattaataatttaattaataatagaaataatgtaaatatattaaatgataagtttatacaattaataaattttaaattaaatattgataggattattattatgtcaTTTagatattcatatttttttacaaaaaaatggaaagaAGTACTTGAAcacattttaaataaaggTGATCAGGCTGATAAATACATGCCAATTATACTTAGTATATATCTAAACAATTTAATGATGATGTATAATGCATGTATAAATAAGcttagaaaatattatatattaaataaggaaataaaaaataaaacatatcgaaataatattagtaatccacattttttaagtaATACAGATAGCGTTGGAGTAGTAGAAAGAGAAAGCAATCAAAGCTCTGATAGTAAGGGGGATCAAGAATCTGGGATTGAAAACGATAATGAGTTAAATAACCAATATAGTTATTCGGATTATGACAACAGCGAAAATGgtgataaaatttatatacattacCATGCAGAAAAGGCTGAAAAGTTGTTCAAAATGTATCAAGACGTTGGAAAGTGTATTATGAGTATAGTAACTATTGTGCTTAgtctttttaaatatataagtgacaaagaaaaatttgaaaaatattatcgTATTTTTATGTGTAAACGATTAATAAATGACAACTCGTTTAACATTGTGTTAGATATTAAAGTTTTTAAAACTCTTAAAAAAGAATGTGGTCAGCaatttactaaaaaaatagaaagtattttaaaagatatGAAAATTACATCAAAAATAGTTAAACGATTTTACAATGAAATGCCTCATAAttcaataaaattattaaagaaaaaaaaatattttgtaaatattatttttaatgaaacTTGGGATTATAATAAACTTGAAAATAGTGTTATCTATCCAGAATCTGTAAAAATGTGTaatgatttttttcttaaatattataagcGCTATAATAAATCCAAAAATATCACATTTTTGCCTCTATTTGGGTTGTGTACATTAAAAGTAAATTTTAGTAGAAtaaccaaaaaaaaagaatattcACGATGGCAAGCTGGAATTTTACAACTtcttgaaaaaaatgattcaAATAAGAACAGTGCTAAATCAGAAAGTGacaatgatatattttgcaaaaaaaaaaaaaaaaaaatttatattactgTAACAATTATCCAAGCACTTTGCCTACTtcaatttaataaaaacttGGAATATACTATAAATGAATTATGCGATATGACAGGTATATCaattgataatatattatgctATTTAAAATCCATTTACACTGATGGCGAAAcacaaattttaatttatgatgaaataaataaaaaatttaaggTCAATTCAGAatttaaatcaaaaaaaaaacatttagTAGTAGATTATGCTGATACAACGTATAGagataatacaaatattcCTGCATTAACACAAGAAAATATGGAGAATGAAGATATAAGCCTACATATCGATGCAGCTAttgttaaatttttaaaagtagAAGGGAAAGCATCacaaatgaatatatgtgaatatattaaaaaaaaaaagaatatttcTTCCAATGAACAAATTACAAATAGAATATCTTCATTGGTAAATAGagaatttatattttttcaaaatgatCTTTATCATTACGaactataa
- a CDS encoding phosphatidylinositol/phosphatidylcholine transfer protein, putative translates to MSVGQDVQLLKLDTLAKHFEEKINTLKGLLRGKNIKIEDSILIRYILSYGDKTEELVNAVTRAVEWRKENIEPILKNDNLHFKNNNITFPIRVKPYYFLIRKTLAACSHKYTLDNQPVVIGRLKLCNFTFLLDNVPEDIIIDYIVYSNEHEFSICNKQSKKHNYICRTYRFIDLKGFALRKFDKRFLKIFASTSKLSEFLHPQLVFNTYLINAPSYIRITIETLKAFGISRRTLNKLKIPKAIENVESANCEWFNTIVDKKDIPSYLGGLCKCKNGCIPGFKNDQEYMEEFNLEDVKAEIKKKILK, encoded by the exons atgaGCGTTGGACAAGATGTACAGTTGCTTAAGCTTGATACACTGGCAAAACATTTtgaggaaaaaataaatacctTAAAAGGATTATTAagaggaaaaaatataaaaatagaagattcaattttaattagatatattttatcttaTGGAGACAAAACAGAGGAATTAGTTAACGCAGTTACAAGAGCTGTTGAATGGAGAAAAGAAAACATAGAACCAATACTAAAGAATGATAACttacattttaaaaataataatattacatTTCCGATTCGAGTTAAaccatattattttttaatacgAAAAACATTAGCAGCATGCTCCCACAAATATACTTTAGATAACCAACCTGTTGTTATCGGTCgattaaaattatgtaattttacatttttattagatAATGTTCCAGAAGATATTATAATAGACTATATTGTATATTCAAATGAACATGAATTCTCAATATGTAATAAACAAAGTAAAAAacacaattatatatgtaggACATATAGATTTATTGATTTAAAAGGTTTTGCTCTTAGGAAATTTGATAAAcgatttttaaaaatttttgcAAGTACATCAAAATTGTCTGAATTTCTTCACCCCCAACTAGTTTTCAACACA TACTTAATAAACGCCCCATCCTATATAAGGATTACAATTGAAACATTAAAGGCCTTTGGGATTAGTAGAAGAACCttaaataaattgaaaatacCCAAAGCGATAGAGAACGTAGAATCTGCAAATTGCGAATGGTTCAATACGATAGTGGATAAAAAA GATATACCGTCATATCTCGGTGGATTATGTAAGTGTAAAAATGGGTGTATACCTGGATTCAAGAATGATCAAGAATATATGGAAGAATTCAACCTAGAAGATGTAAAAgcagaaataaaaaaaaaaattttaaaataa
- a CDS encoding CPW-WPC family protein — MKVTSPFFLFFFVSIIWLKMSNCYESPRFSNLKTKENKDISKDMEELNAINDELINNEKEDEDDDDEEIEGLGGSDFNDLAHESLEQAEEQAAIDLENYEIENILDKEIYRIIQERLKKLWYIGKCRRDYSNLCPLGWKISEYDTGLCIPPEAYEGQCRSIDFSNSKDVDKELLAWKCEVQWPCINSPKLKIMGECPFRWTLVGNSLCIAPDDYVGKCSPAMDFSNYDYEHRARWANDCNAEWSTLPKSFVKNGQEIKTSTYGFGGPVEENGHVLKIVH; from the exons ATGAAAGTTACTTCACCTTTTTTTCTGTTCTTTTTTGTCTCCATAATTTGGTTAAAAATGTCTAATTGCTACGAATCCCCTAGATTTAGTAATCTCAAAACAAAAGAGAATAAAGACATATCAAA ggATATGGAAGAATTAAATGCAATTAATGAcgaattaattaataatgaaaaggAAGATGAAGATGATGATGATGAAGAAATCGAGGGTTTAGGTGGGTCTGACTTTAATGACCTAGCACATGAAAGTCTTGAACAg GCTGAGGAGCAAGCAGCAATTGATCttgaaaattatgaaatagaaaatatctTGGATAAAg aAATTTACAGAATAATTCAAGAGagattgaaaaaattatg GTATATTGGAAAATGCCGAAGGGATTATTCTAATTTATGCCCTTTag GATGGAAAATATCAGAATATGATACAGGTCTTTGCATCCCTCCTGAAGCATACGAAGGACA gTGTAGGTCTATAGACTTCTCGAATAGTAAAGATGTCGATAAAGAATTGCTCGCATGGAAATGTGAAGTACAATGGCCATGTATAAACT CACCAAAGTTAAAGATCATGGGGGAATGCCCATTCAGATGGACCCTCGTAGGGAATAGCTTATGCATAGCACCTGAT GACTATGTTGGGAAATGCTCACCAGCTATGGACTTTTCAAATTATGATTATGAGCATCGAGCTAGATGGGCTAATGATt GTAACGCTGAGTGGAGCACATTGCCTAAATCATTTGTCAAAAATGGCCAGGAAATAAAAACCTCAACATACGGATTTGGGGGGCCCGTAGAAGAAAACGGACAcgttttaaaaattgttcattaa